CCTACAGACAGCCTAGTAGGCTGTCTGTAGGCAGCGTGCGAGCCGACAGACGAGCCAGCAAGGCGCGGGGCGTAGCCCGTCCAAAATTGCAGTAGCGCTGCCGTAAAGCAGGGGGTGCTTTCATGACGAACCAGACTTTCGAACAACTGAAGAAGACTTACGAATCCGGTCGTACCCGGCCGCTGGCATGGCGCCGCGCGCAGCTGAACGCACTACGCCGTCTGGTTACGGAGAACCGTGATGCCTTTGTCTCCTCGGCTATGGCTGACTTGGGCAAGCCCGCGGCTGAAACCGTGCTCATGGAACTGAACCTGGTGGCTGGTGAAGCACAGTTCGTGCGCAATCGTCTGAGCCTTTGGACCGCCCGGCATCCCAAAGCGATGCATTGGATGTTGCAGCCGGCTGCCGGATGGACGATTGCCGAGCCCAAAGGCGTGGTGCTCATCATTTCACCGTGGAATTATCCGGTGCTGCTGGCCTTGGAACCAATGGCTGATGCGCTCGCTGCCGGTAACGCCGTCTGCTTGAAACCGTCCGAGCTTTCACCGAATACGTCCAAGCTCCTTGCTGAGTTGGTGCCGCAATACCTTGACTCCGAGGCCGTGCGCGTGGTCGAAGGCGGGCCCAAGGAAACCGGCGAACTGCTGAAATGCCCGTTCAACCACATCTTCTATACCGGTGGCGGCCACGTCGGCAAAATCGTCATGCGCGCGGCGGCCGAGCATCTGACGCCGGTCACGCTGGAACTCGGCGGCAAGTCGCCATGCTTTGTGGATCGCACTGCGGACATCAATGTGGCTGCACGCCGCATTGCGTGGGGCAAATTCACCAATGCCGGGCAGACTTGCGTGGCACCCGACTATGTGCTCGCCACGCCGGATGTGGCCGAGGCTCTGGCCGAGCGCATCGCCGTAGCCATCACCGAATTCTATGGCGAAGATCCGAAGGCCTCGCCTGATTTTGGTCGTATTATCAACGATCGTCATTTTGAACGACTGTGCAAGCTATTGCCGGTCGGCACCGTGCCGCCTGAGGAGCCGAGCTCGCCGCTGGTGCAGGTGGCATCGGCGGTAGGCGCGGCCATGGATATGGTTGGGCGGCGCTTCAATGCCGTGACTACTGGGCGCGGTGGCGCGGGGGAGATGGCCGGCAGCGCGAACAATGCGGCGAAGCCGACGGCCGGTTCGAATATGGCAGCCGCTGATGATGGTGCGACTGCCTCGGCCGCTGTTGAGCCGAGCGAGATTCACAAGGTGCCCGGCGTGTTCGACCTGGCCGGTCGAATCGTTTGCGGCGGCAAGGTCGATCGTGCCGCCCGGTATATCGCGCCTACCGTGCTGTACGGTACGTCGCCAGATGCGCCAGTAATGAAGGAGGAGATTTTCGGGCCGATTCTGCCGATTCTGGTGGTCGAGGATGCCGAGTCCGCAATCCGATTCATCAACAAGCGGTCCCGGCCGTTGGCTGCATATGTGTTCTCGCGCGATCACGAGGTTCGGCTGACTTTCGAACGTCAGACCAGCTCCGGAGCCTTGGGATATTCGCTGCCGTTGGGCCATCTGCTGTCCAGCCGGTTGCCGTTCGGTGGCGTGGGCGCGTCCGGCATCGGCACCTACCACGGCAAAGCAGGCTTCCTCACCTTCAGCCACGTCAAAACCGTGGTTACCAAGCCGCAGTTCCCCGACACTCTGCGCCTCGTGTACCCGCCCTTCAATGAAGCCAAGGCCAAACTGTTCGACATCATCGCCAAATTCAGCTAGCGTGATATCGCTCGCTGATATTGGGTGATGGCGTTGTCATAGTGACGTTCGCTGTCCCGGTAATTACGTCAATCGATTGATTCGTGTACCGGGCCAGATTTTTCTGTCCTAGTATTTGATTTCGGGTCATTTTTGCTTACCGGGACAAAACTGACGCCGGAAGTATCGTCCGCGTATTACGAAAATGGCGGAATAGTGCGGTTTCGTATGGAAGGGAATTTCAAATATTCCTATATTCGAGGGGTTCAGCTGTCCTGGTTTGCGAAAAAGAGCCGAAATCGGCTACCGGGACAGAAAAATCTGGCC
This DNA window, taken from Bifidobacterium longum subsp. longum JCM 1217, encodes the following:
- a CDS encoding aldehyde dehydrogenase family protein — its product is MTNQTFEQLKKTYESGRTRPLAWRRAQLNALRRLVTENRDAFVSSAMADLGKPAAETVLMELNLVAGEAQFVRNRLSLWTARHPKAMHWMLQPAAGWTIAEPKGVVLIISPWNYPVLLALEPMADALAAGNAVCLKPSELSPNTSKLLAELVPQYLDSEAVRVVEGGPKETGELLKCPFNHIFYTGGGHVGKIVMRAAAEHLTPVTLELGGKSPCFVDRTADINVAARRIAWGKFTNAGQTCVAPDYVLATPDVAEALAERIAVAITEFYGEDPKASPDFGRIINDRHFERLCKLLPVGTVPPEEPSSPLVQVASAVGAAMDMVGRRFNAVTTGRGGAGEMAGSANNAAKPTAGSNMAAADDGATASAAVEPSEIHKVPGVFDLAGRIVCGGKVDRAARYIAPTVLYGTSPDAPVMKEEIFGPILPILVVEDAESAIRFINKRSRPLAAYVFSRDHEVRLTFERQTSSGALGYSLPLGHLLSSRLPFGGVGASGIGTYHGKAGFLTFSHVKTVVTKPQFPDTLRLVYPPFNEAKAKLFDIIAKFS